One Acaryochloris marina S15 DNA segment encodes these proteins:
- a CDS encoding PRC-barrel domain-containing protein has product MVLSSIQVVFFKSLLNYSVLDAETGKVLGRVEQIWLDKDQHQVFGLTYRSWHWDKTLQSLPWEDVEAVDEIGIWVTVSDDSLFVVQPTLSVDYQLGDPIRDCSGKNVGHLVDYRFNAKTGKVLDYLWLHNEDDNSCKVLQKMLPTAYQEGRLWLIHQDDIERTIPPPSTSNHHGSLSLNRSITHLLPDIAIGNEMNRSLDSYIPCLQTTG; this is encoded by the coding sequence ATGGTTTTGTCTTCTATCCAAGTTGTATTTTTCAAATCCCTTCTAAACTACTCGGTCTTAGATGCTGAAACCGGCAAAGTTCTAGGCCGGGTAGAACAAATTTGGCTTGATAAAGATCAACACCAAGTATTTGGACTTACTTATCGCTCATGGCACTGGGATAAAACCTTGCAATCTCTTCCTTGGGAAGATGTGGAAGCTGTTGACGAAATAGGGATTTGGGTGACCGTTTCTGATGATTCTTTATTTGTAGTTCAACCTACACTTTCAGTGGACTATCAACTTGGCGATCCAATCCGAGACTGTTCTGGGAAGAATGTGGGACATCTGGTTGATTATCGTTTCAATGCCAAAACTGGGAAGGTTTTGGATTACCTCTGGTTGCACAACGAAGATGATAATTCCTGCAAAGTTTTACAAAAGATGCTGCCAACAGCATATCAAGAAGGACGGCTTTGGCTCATTCATCAAGATGACATTGAAAGAACGATTCCCCCTCCATCAACGTCCAATCATCATGGCAGTCTGAGTCTCAATAGAAGCATCACTCATCTTTTGCCCGACATCGCTATAGGGAACGAGATGAACAGATCGCTAGATTCTTACATCCCATGTCTTCAAACGACAGGATAA
- a CDS encoding RNA polymerase sigma factor, RpoD/SigA family, which translates to MTPVTHPLTQYRASKRNNSVDNVRQYLRDIGRYPLLTPDQELQLGREVQTMMALLDLRDQLTNEAGIEPSIQTWAQAAHLESTVLESQLEQGRKAKQKMITANLRLVVVIAKKYNDRNLELLDLIQEGTLGLGRAAEKYDPKRGYRFSTYAYWWIRQGITRAIADQGRTIRLPIYLTEHFNKIKKTRRELSQSLGRIPTTEEIAQALSLAPEKVREYLRLSFHTLSLDIKVGEDQDCSLAEFIESEDPLPEEFVNQQTLPSIIHFLLAILTIQQREAITLRYGLLDGNERSLAEVGRQMDISRERVRQLLKDAIDRLQKSNPDIADYFVS; encoded by the coding sequence ATGACACCAGTCACTCACCCCTTAACTCAGTATCGGGCTAGCAAGCGTAACAACTCAGTAGATAATGTTCGCCAATACCTTCGTGACATTGGCCGATACCCTCTATTAACTCCAGACCAAGAATTGCAATTGGGCAGAGAAGTTCAAACGATGATGGCGTTGTTGGATCTGAGGGACCAGTTGACTAATGAAGCTGGGATTGAGCCTTCAATTCAAACTTGGGCACAAGCTGCTCATTTGGAGTCAACAGTACTAGAATCGCAGCTTGAGCAGGGTCGTAAGGCCAAACAGAAAATGATTACAGCCAACTTACGTCTTGTTGTTGTCATTGCCAAAAAATACAATGACCGTAATTTAGAGCTCCTGGATCTGATTCAGGAGGGAACCTTGGGTCTAGGCAGAGCAGCGGAAAAATATGATCCAAAGCGAGGCTATCGCTTCTCGACTTATGCCTACTGGTGGATTCGGCAAGGGATTACCCGCGCGATCGCAGATCAGGGCCGCACAATCAGGCTACCCATTTATTTAACCGAACACTTCAATAAGATTAAGAAAACGCGGCGGGAATTATCACAATCTTTAGGCCGTATTCCAACGACAGAAGAAATTGCTCAAGCCCTCTCCCTTGCCCCTGAAAAAGTGAGAGAATATCTTCGTCTCTCATTCCATACTCTGTCATTAGATATAAAAGTGGGTGAAGACCAAGATTGTTCCCTTGCTGAGTTTATTGAATCCGAAGATCCATTGCCAGAAGAATTTGTTAATCAGCAAACCCTACCCAGTATTATCCATTTTTTATTGGCAATCCTAACAATCCAACAGCGAGAGGCCATAACACTTCGATATGGTTTGTTGGATGGCAATGAGCGTTCCTTGGCTGAAGTCGGTCGTCAAATGGACATTAGTCGTGAACGGGTGCGCCAACTCCTAAAAGATGCGATTGATCGCCTGCAAAAGAGTAATCCTGATATTGCTGACTATTTTGTGAGCTGA
- a CDS encoding DUF389 domain-containing protein, with amino-acid sequence MAVHLRNWLADHLEISPRRKAEIYHSLLDSVSLGDLSYWLQVLFSAGIATFGLVLNSPAVIIGAMLISPLMGAILANGLAFAVGDLILGTRAIVNLAVSCTVAIAFAVIIITIIPFKELTSEIAARTQPNALDLFIALFSGALGSIATAKEPKGVVTSIPGVAIAVALMPPLCVVGYGIGIGLSPDITVTSGFQVARGGGLLFLTNLAAITFMSMLVFLALNIGIPEVKTQVRSWHAQDPESQWVQTFLARLPLTSRLQKIGSLPSRLVVMLLPIVLLLIPLNQAFLRLQAELAQKQEDNRLKSLTTTIWQKEFAKSSSGEPRSYISQLITAATDDKLTLQLTVFTSDPYTFGERQTFRETLARQLGRSVESLDIQLIEILTASNKLLAQLSGDQVLPEPIAPSTPPPLTVPQTQVKFLQTVNTALGELVLPTPAQLLRHEASTSAIIPLTLKIFYLSDRDIDRDAQTLLREDLRNRLSTPTAQIVLERVPTSPDQLTFDFDLSTLSSENQQKLNQVGQILQQQPELSVDIVARAESLESSVMNVNRFQAIKTVLAKKWQVDKNRINNRSGPELRRGERPKVFLKIIFKR; translated from the coding sequence ATGGCAGTACATCTTCGCAATTGGCTGGCTGATCATCTAGAGATCAGTCCTCGCCGCAAAGCAGAAATTTATCACAGCCTTCTCGATTCAGTGAGTTTGGGAGATCTCAGTTATTGGTTACAGGTACTGTTTTCAGCAGGCATTGCTACTTTCGGCTTGGTCCTCAATAGTCCAGCAGTGATTATTGGTGCCATGCTGATTTCGCCACTGATGGGTGCCATTCTAGCCAATGGTTTGGCTTTCGCGGTTGGCGATTTAATTTTAGGGACAAGGGCCATTGTCAATTTGGCGGTGAGCTGTACGGTTGCTATTGCTTTTGCTGTAATCATAATTACCATCATCCCCTTTAAAGAACTCACATCTGAGATTGCGGCTCGTACCCAGCCCAATGCCTTAGATTTATTTATTGCGTTATTTTCTGGAGCATTGGGATCGATTGCCACAGCTAAAGAACCGAAAGGAGTTGTTACGTCAATTCCAGGTGTTGCGATCGCAGTGGCACTCATGCCACCCCTCTGTGTTGTCGGTTATGGCATTGGCATTGGATTAAGTCCTGACATTACTGTTACAAGCGGTTTTCAAGTTGCCCGAGGAGGTGGATTGTTGTTTCTCACCAACTTAGCGGCAATTACTTTTATGTCCATGTTGGTGTTTCTGGCTCTTAATATAGGCATACCAGAGGTAAAAACTCAGGTTCGTTCATGGCATGCTCAAGATCCCGAAAGCCAATGGGTCCAGACCTTTTTAGCTCGCTTGCCGTTAACTAGTCGGTTGCAAAAAATTGGCAGTTTGCCTAGTCGGTTAGTAGTCATGTTACTCCCGATCGTCCTCTTATTAATTCCCCTCAATCAAGCCTTTCTACGATTACAGGCAGAGTTAGCTCAAAAACAGGAAGATAATCGACTGAAAAGCCTGACCACAACAATTTGGCAAAAAGAGTTTGCCAAATCCTCATCAGGAGAACCCCGATCCTATATAAGCCAGTTAATAACTGCCGCGACCGATGACAAACTGACGTTGCAACTGACCGTATTCACTAGTGACCCCTATACTTTCGGTGAACGCCAAACTTTCAGAGAAACCTTAGCTCGCCAGTTAGGGCGTTCAGTGGAGTCCTTGGATATCCAGCTGATCGAAATTCTGACTGCATCGAATAAGCTGTTAGCGCAATTATCTGGCGATCAGGTGTTGCCGGAACCTATAGCTCCAAGCACTCCTCCACCATTGACGGTTCCTCAGACTCAAGTAAAGTTTCTACAAACCGTGAATACTGCATTAGGGGAATTGGTTCTACCAACGCCTGCCCAGCTCTTACGACATGAAGCTAGCACCAGTGCCATAATTCCCCTCACCCTTAAAATTTTCTATCTCAGTGATCGGGATATTGATCGAGATGCCCAAACTTTACTAAGAGAAGATTTACGAAATCGTCTAAGTACACCCACAGCTCAGATAGTTTTAGAGCGAGTGCCTACGTCTCCTGACCAGCTGACCTTTGACTTTGATCTTTCCACCCTCTCCTCTGAGAATCAACAGAAACTGAATCAGGTCGGCCAAATTCTACAACAGCAACCTGAGTTGAGTGTAGATATCGTAGCTAGAGCGGAAAGCTTGGAAAGTTCAGTGATGAATGTTAATCGATTCCAGGCCATTAAAACAGTTCTAGCTAAAAAATGGCAAGTTGATAAGAATCGTATCAACAATCGATCAGGACCAGAACTTAGGCGTGGAGAACGCCCTAAAGTGTTTCTCAAAATCATCTTTAAACGCTGA
- a CDS encoding RNA polymerase sigma factor, RpoD/SigA family, whose product MTELIKRSKHNQSGVGKQKIVTDNVRLYLREIGRVPLLTHAQELQLSRQVQIMVSLQALKEQLTQSLGVAPSLQIWAEEAQCEISLLEEQLAQGQQAKQRMITANLRLVVVIAKKYQDRNLEFLDLIQEGTLGLARAVEKFDPQRGYRFSTYAYWWIRQGITRAIAEQGRTVRLPVHCFEKLNKIKRAQRQLSQSLGRSPTPAEIGKELSIGVEEVLESLRIAQHTLSLDHRVGDDQDQTVGDFIESEGPQPEQLVTQQLFYQSINQLLDSLPNQQRDVLILRYGLIDGQVHTLAAIGRRMGVSRERVRQIQQQAIKNLQKHKEGMQDFLAS is encoded by the coding sequence ATGACAGAACTCATCAAACGCTCCAAACATAACCAATCTGGAGTTGGAAAACAGAAAATAGTTACCGACAATGTGCGTCTTTACTTGCGGGAAATTGGACGGGTGCCCTTACTCACTCATGCCCAAGAATTACAATTGAGCAGACAAGTTCAGATTATGGTGTCACTACAAGCTCTCAAAGAACAGCTGACTCAAAGCCTTGGAGTGGCCCCTTCTTTGCAAATATGGGCTGAGGAAGCTCAGTGCGAAATAAGCTTACTTGAGGAACAACTGGCACAGGGGCAACAGGCCAAACAGAGAATGATCACTGCCAATCTACGCTTGGTCGTTGTCATAGCCAAGAAATACCAAGACCGTAATCTGGAGTTTCTCGATCTCATACAAGAGGGAACGTTGGGACTGGCAAGAGCTGTTGAAAAGTTTGACCCTCAACGGGGGTATCGATTTTCGACCTATGCCTATTGGTGGATTCGGCAAGGAATTACTCGCGCAATTGCGGAACAAGGTCGTACTGTTCGCCTCCCCGTCCATTGTTTTGAAAAGCTTAATAAGATCAAGCGCGCTCAGCGACAACTTTCTCAATCCTTAGGCCGAAGTCCAACACCGGCAGAGATTGGGAAAGAGTTATCAATTGGCGTCGAGGAAGTTCTAGAGTCTTTGCGTATCGCTCAACATACGCTTTCCCTCGATCACAGAGTGGGTGATGATCAGGACCAGACAGTGGGTGATTTTATAGAATCTGAGGGGCCGCAACCTGAACAATTAGTTACACAGCAATTGTTTTATCAATCTATCAATCAATTATTGGATTCACTTCCCAACCAACAGCGAGACGTTCTAATTCTTCGATATGGCTTGATTGACGGACAGGTACATACGCTCGCGGCCATTGGTCGACGGATGGGTGTGAGTAGAGAGCGAGTGCGCCAGATACAGCAGCAAGCGATTAAAAATCTGCAAAAGCATAAGGAAGGCATGCAGGACTTTCTCGCTAGCTGA
- a CDS encoding HAMP domain-containing sensor histidine kinase, whose protein sequence is MARILLLFARSANSKFVSEKLSERHEVISVSSEEKHSSHELLQEFFDLCIVDGQMLEQLWQPIADFRSAQQPVLLPVLLIVGQGKVSTIKPQYWQVIEEIVTAPIEIAALQVRVETLLRTRQFSIELQQANAQLRQANEELQELNRLKSQFVSMVSHEFRNPLGAISGYIQLLEGRGNTLSTEKTQDFFQHIRDSLKRLTSLVDDVLVMGRVGVGKLTYEPEALDLELFCRRLIEEVKYSSTQSCRLEFEVKNACDTSQSLVIDQKLLRYILGNLLTNAIKYSPDGDEVQLRLAYLESQIEFQVQDSGIGIPWEDQQHLFEPFYRAANVGRLPGSGLGLAIVKQCVELHNGHIEVSSAVDQGTNMTVRLPLRTSPNG, encoded by the coding sequence ATGGCTCGAATCTTATTGTTATTTGCTAGATCTGCCAATAGTAAATTCGTCTCAGAGAAGTTATCTGAACGGCATGAAGTTATCTCGGTATCATCTGAAGAGAAGCACTCGTCCCATGAATTACTGCAAGAGTTCTTTGATCTATGTATTGTTGATGGTCAAATGCTCGAACAACTTTGGCAACCCATTGCGGATTTCAGATCAGCCCAACAACCCGTACTTTTACCTGTGCTGCTGATAGTAGGCCAAGGAAAAGTTAGCACGATTAAACCTCAGTATTGGCAGGTAATTGAAGAAATTGTCACTGCTCCTATTGAGATCGCCGCACTCCAAGTACGAGTGGAGACTCTTTTACGGACTCGACAGTTCTCTATAGAGCTACAACAGGCCAATGCTCAATTGCGGCAAGCCAATGAAGAGCTACAAGAGCTAAATCGGCTTAAATCACAGTTTGTTTCTATGGTGTCCCATGAATTTCGTAATCCCTTGGGCGCTATTTCTGGATATATCCAGTTACTGGAAGGTCGGGGCAACACTCTCTCAACAGAGAAAACGCAGGATTTTTTCCAACATATACGAGACTCTTTGAAGCGACTAACTTCATTAGTGGATGATGTGTTAGTGATGGGTCGAGTGGGGGTAGGTAAGCTCACCTATGAACCCGAAGCTCTAGACTTAGAGCTATTTTGCCGTCGCTTGATTGAGGAAGTTAAATACAGTTCGACTCAGTCTTGTCGCCTTGAATTTGAGGTAAAAAATGCCTGTGATACATCGCAGTCTCTAGTCATAGATCAAAAATTATTACGATACATTTTGGGAAACTTACTGACGAATGCGATCAAGTACTCACCTGATGGGGATGAGGTCCAGTTACGACTTGCCTACCTTGAAAGCCAGATTGAATTTCAAGTCCAAGATTCAGGGATTGGGATTCCCTGGGAGGATCAACAACATCTATTTGAACCATTTTATCGAGCAGCCAATGTTGGACGATTACCGGGAAGCGGTCTAGGACTTGCAATTGTCAAACAATGTGTAGAACTCCACAACGGACATATTGAAGTTAGTAGTGCAGTGGATCAAGGAACGAATATGACTGTACGACTACCCTTGCGGACTAGTCCAAATGGATGA